The proteins below are encoded in one region of Candidatus Moraniibacteriota bacterium:
- a CDS encoding DUF262 domain-containing protein, whose amino-acid sequence MKIDLHRIKVREVIDGYKDSAEEGVVAYGGKLDVRPKYQREFVYKDKQRDAVIDTVKKGFPLNVMYWVKTGADSFEVLDGQQRTISIGQYANGDFSVDFNGRTAMFHNLTKEEKDQILDYELMVYFCEGTDKEKLDWFKIINIAGEKLTDQELRNAVYTGSWLSDVKLKFSKSNCAAYLLANDGGALLTGSPIRQEYLETALSWINNGEVAEYMAKHQHDKNANELWEYFQNVIAWVRKAFPNHRKEMANVNWGELYNQFEDEKLDAKKLEAEVTKLMQDEDVTKKSGIYPYLLTSQERHLSIRAFNDKMKREAYERQKGVCVKCRKEFALEEMEADHITPWHEGGKTTAKNCQMLCKQDNRTKSGK is encoded by the coding sequence ATGAAAATTGATCTACACAGAATCAAAGTACGCGAAGTGATCGACGGCTACAAAGACAGCGCCGAAGAAGGTGTTGTTGCGTATGGTGGCAAGCTCGATGTTCGCCCCAAGTATCAACGTGAATTCGTCTATAAAGACAAACAACGTGATGCGGTCATTGATACAGTCAAGAAAGGATTTCCGCTCAATGTGATGTATTGGGTAAAGACTGGTGCGGACAGTTTTGAGGTGCTGGATGGACAACAAAGAACAATTAGTATCGGACAATATGCAAATGGTGATTTCTCGGTGGACTTTAACGGTCGTACGGCCATGTTCCATAATCTCACCAAGGAGGAAAAAGACCAGATCCTTGATTATGAATTGATGGTTTATTTCTGCGAGGGTACTGATAAGGAAAAACTTGATTGGTTTAAAATTATCAACATTGCTGGTGAAAAATTGACTGACCAAGAGCTACGCAATGCCGTTTATACTGGCTCGTGGCTTTCTGACGTAAAACTCAAATTCAGTAAATCAAATTGCGCCGCGTATCTTTTGGCGAATGACGGCGGTGCATTGCTTACCGGTTCACCGATACGCCAAGAATATTTGGAAACTGCGCTCTCGTGGATAAATAACGGCGAAGTAGCGGAATACATGGCAAAGCATCAGCACGACAAAAACGCTAATGAATTGTGGGAGTATTTTCAAAATGTTATTGCATGGGTGCGCAAAGCATTCCCTAATCACCGCAAAGAAATGGCGAATGTGAATTGGGGCGAGCTGTACAACCAGTTCGAAGATGAGAAATTGGACGCCAAAAAACTAGAAGCCGAAGTTACAAAGTTGATGCAGGACGAAGACGTAACGAAAAAATCTGGTATCTACCCCTATCTTCTCACGAGTCAAGAAAGACATCTCTCAATACGCGCCTTTAACGACAAGATGAAGCGCGAAGCTTACGAGCGACAGAAAGGTGTTTGCGTAAAGTGTAGGAAAGAGTTTGCACTCGAAGAAATGGAAGCCGATCACATTACCCCTTGGCACGAGGGTGGTAAAACGACTGCGAAAAATTGTCAGATGTTGTGCAAACAAGATAACCGCACTAAATCTGGGAAATAA
- a CDS encoding pirin family protein has product MRKIQKIFITQPTIEGAGVYLKRGFSNREAELFDPFLLFDDFSNIDSNLYKNGFPLHPHRGIETVTYILKGAVAHRDSLGSEGTIGAGDVQWMTAGSGIMHEEMPVAHTEGIQGFQLWVNLPRANKMMNPRYQEIKSNDIPTFNENGTEVKIIAGQYRDIQGPVKDLMVSTTYLDVTLSPLMSFSLMTHPEDNFFVYVIHGRLMVSDDRGEIWVEEGSIGLLSYDTQFSCTAGKEGVRFLLIGGKPIREEMIGHGPIVMNTREEIETALTELNSGTFIK; this is encoded by the coding sequence ATGCGAAAAATACAGAAAATATTCATTACGCAGCCTACTATAGAGGGTGCTGGAGTGTATTTGAAGCGAGGCTTCAGTAATCGTGAAGCAGAACTATTTGACCCGTTTTTGCTTTTTGATGATTTCTCAAATATTGATAGTAATTTATACAAAAATGGTTTTCCTTTGCATCCCCATCGAGGCATAGAAACGGTGACATATATTTTGAAGGGCGCTGTAGCTCATAGAGATAGCTTGGGAAGCGAAGGAACTATTGGAGCTGGTGATGTGCAATGGATGACGGCAGGAAGTGGTATTATGCACGAAGAAATGCCGGTAGCACATACTGAAGGGATTCAGGGTTTCCAGTTATGGGTGAATTTGCCACGAGCAAATAAAATGATGAATCCTCGATATCAAGAAATTAAAAGCAATGATATTCCAACGTTCAATGAGAACGGGACGGAGGTGAAAATTATTGCTGGGCAGTATCGAGATATACAAGGTCCTGTAAAAGATTTGATGGTGTCAACAACATACCTTGATGTGACGCTCTCACCACTCATGTCTTTTTCTTTGATGACTCATCCTGAAGATAATTTCTTTGTGTATGTGATACATGGAAGACTCATGGTGAGTGATGATCGAGGTGAGATTTGGGTAGAAGAGGGGAGTATCGGTCTTCTCTCATATGATACTCAATTTTCCTGCACTGCAGGTAAGGAGGGAGTACGATTCTTGCTTATTGGCGGTAAACCAATCAGGGAAGAGATGATTGGACATGGTCCAATTGTGATGAATACTCGAGAAGAAATTGAAACAGCACTTACGGAGCTGAATTCAGGAACTTTTATAAAATAA
- a CDS encoding NUDIX hydrolase — translation MAHLNYYVDLCAEAYIVNDGAVLLRLHEKYNFWIAPGGHVDPGEDINQAVLREVWEEVGLKVELIGPSTWTKQDFDTNKDLVPPVFVNRHSINEHHDHSSFVFVAKSNSREINPQEEASKNVECVWVTQEELDQMHRNDNRLRKDIYRYASTALKLIQ, via the coding sequence ATGGCTCACTTGAATTATTATGTCGACCTTTGTGCTGAGGCATATATCGTGAACGATGGTGCGGTACTTTTACGTTTGCATGAAAAGTATAACTTCTGGATAGCTCCAGGTGGTCATGTGGATCCAGGAGAAGATATCAACCAAGCAGTACTCCGAGAAGTGTGGGAAGAAGTAGGGTTGAAAGTAGAACTGATTGGACCAAGTACGTGGACCAAACAGGACTTTGATACCAATAAAGATTTGGTACCTCCAGTCTTCGTCAACCGACATTCGATCAATGAACACCATGATCACTCTTCTTTTGTTTTTGTTGCAAAGTCGAATAGTCGTGAGATAAATCCCCAAGAAGAAGCGAGCAAAAATGTCGAGTGTGTTTGGGTGACTCAGGAAGAACTCGATCAGATGCACAGAAATGACAATCGTCTTCGCAAGGACATATACCGTTACGCGTCTACGGCTCTCAAACTCATTCAATAA
- a CDS encoding inorganic diphosphatase, whose amino-acid sequence MNYSAIIEIPKGSDRRIHMSYDMSGFVDLGAIKEQIPVNNGIMPVAYGYLPSFINKAEGDPVDILVFSCEEYVTGDTTNVEILGMFTREDGDHKILAKDSSINYESFMDVPGLERKLLLEYFGYKSEITAVDDANKAKDYLNNSEMVSIA is encoded by the coding sequence ATGAACTACTCAGCTATCATAGAAATTCCTAAAGGATCTGATCGCCGAATACATATGTCTTATGACATGAGTGGCTTTGTAGACCTTGGAGCCATAAAGGAACAAATTCCAGTGAATAATGGCATTATGCCAGTTGCTTATGGATACTTACCTTCTTTTATAAATAAAGCTGAGGGTGACCCAGTTGATATTCTTGTTTTTTCTTGTGAAGAATACGTCACCGGAGATACAACTAATGTTGAAATATTAGGAATGTTCACGCGAGAAGATGGAGATCACAAAATTCTTGCTAAAGACAGCTCTATAAATTATGAAAGTTTCATGGATGTACCTGGCCTGGAAAGAAAGCTTCTCTTAGAGTACTTTGGATATAAGTCCGAAATTACCGCTGTAGATGACGCTAATAAGGCTAAAGACTACCTAAATAACTCAGAAATGGTTTCGATAGCTTAA
- a CDS encoding adenine-specific methyltransferase EcoRI family protein has product MEKKSSSNNNLHKASKEKKDEFYTQLVDIEKELKHYKSQFRGKVVYCNCDDPFESNFFKYFASNFKELGLKRLIATSYKPSPIANTELVLQPSLLLGYEDKIVRQPVEPKGRPKVTANKFIINEVDDIDGDGAFDLRDIAEQLKVNKNNEWLPLKGEGDFRSKESIELLKQADIVVTNPPFSLFREYISQLVEYNKKFLIIGNVNSITYKECFKLIKDNKLWLGASIHSGDREFQVPDDYPLNAASSRIDSDGKKYIRVKGVRWFTNLDYEERHENLVLYKTYIPKEYPKYDNYDGINVDKTADIPVDYNGAIGVPITFLDKYNPEQFEIVKFRKGDNDKDLVINGKSPYFRIIIKKR; this is encoded by the coding sequence ATGGAAAAGAAATCATCATCAAACAACAATTTACATAAGGCCAGCAAGGAAAAAAAGGATGAGTTTTATACTCAGCTTGTTGATATTGAAAAGGAGCTGAAACACTACAAAAGCCAATTTCGTGGCAAAGTGGTATATTGCAATTGCGACGATCCATTTGAGAGTAACTTTTTCAAATATTTTGCTAGCAATTTTAAAGAACTTGGATTGAAAAGACTTATCGCTACGAGCTACAAGCCGTCTCCTATTGCCAATACGGAACTTGTATTGCAGCCATCCCTTCTTCTCGGTTATGAAGATAAGATTGTGAGACAGCCAGTAGAACCAAAAGGCCGTCCAAAGGTAACGGCAAATAAATTCATTATCAACGAGGTTGATGATATAGATGGCGATGGTGCATTTGATTTGCGTGATATTGCCGAACAACTCAAGGTCAATAAAAACAACGAATGGCTACCGCTTAAAGGCGAGGGGGACTTTAGAAGCAAGGAAAGCATAGAGTTGCTAAAGCAGGCTGATATTGTGGTAACAAACCCACCTTTCTCGCTCTTTCGTGAATATATTTCTCAGCTTGTTGAATATAACAAGAAGTTCTTAATTATTGGTAATGTTAATTCAATTACTTACAAAGAATGTTTCAAACTTATAAAGGATAACAAACTGTGGCTTGGAGCAAGTATTCATAGTGGTGATCGTGAATTTCAAGTACCAGATGATTATCCCTTAAATGCTGCTAGTTCTAGGATTGATAGTGATGGAAAAAAATATATTCGTGTCAAAGGCGTACGTTGGTTTACAAATCTAGACTATGAAGAGCGCCATGAAAATTTAGTATTGTACAAAACATATATCCCAAAAGAATATCCCAAATATGATAATTATGACGGAATAAACGTTGATAAAACCGCTGATATTCCAGTTGATTACAACGGTGCCATCGGTGTACCGATTACTTTTTTAGATAAATACAATCCAGAACAATTTGAGATTGTAAAATTTAGAAAAGGCGACAATGATAAGGATTTAGTAATAAATGGGAAATCGCCGTATTTTAGAATAATAATAAAGAAAAGATAA
- a CDS encoding ATP-binding protein, producing MTSSTGEKLAFVTSVFPNKVRIEVVNLTAFKANIDDALGDLKIGSYLEISDNDGCRLIAIIESYQIELKERIIENEQGGKEKEIYNAYVLEASPLGTIKDGKFIRGGDALTIPPTEVRPANAADIKLIYETGFDVAEKFCFAKLSQDENICVPVNGNKFFNKHFAVVGSSGSGKSHTIAKILQNTIDIEKGTRAFDLNNSHIIIFDIHNEYKTAFPDANFLNVENLILPYWLLNSEELEELFLDTEANDHNQRNIFKEAIINEKISNVVKMENEDATEFEKRKQKIHYDSPVLFDIGKVLEIANNKNDEMIDTGEVYASGAKKGQPKMNQGSLFGKLTNFVSRLENKVNDKRFDFLLGDNSKAVSFEDTIKQFVGYNKRKKKNESGEEVEIDKSNVTIIDLSGVPFEVLSITVSLISRILFDYGYFYKKYLNDGVDLETPLLLVYEEAHKYVPKSDSEKFKASRNAIERIAKEGRKYGVTLGIVSQRPSEISETIFSQCNNFIAMRLTNPSDQNYVRRLLPDTLGNLIEALPSLQSGEGLLLGEAVAMPSLVKIDKCEADKQPSSNDVKYLEIWKDEWKDVNFENIIAEWKK from the coding sequence ATGACAAGTTCAACAGGTGAAAAACTTGCTTTTGTGACCTCTGTATTTCCAAATAAAGTAAGAATTGAAGTCGTAAACCTAACAGCTTTCAAAGCCAATATTGATGACGCTCTGGGAGATTTGAAGATAGGCTCTTATCTTGAAATTTCCGATAATGATGGCTGTAGGCTGATAGCTATAATTGAAAGCTATCAAATAGAATTAAAAGAAAGAATTATTGAAAACGAACAAGGCGGAAAAGAAAAAGAAATTTACAATGCTTATGTTTTAGAGGCTAGTCCTCTTGGAACGATAAAGGATGGAAAATTTATAAGAGGTGGCGATGCATTGACCATTCCACCAACAGAAGTAAGGCCTGCTAACGCAGCCGATATTAAACTTATTTATGAGACAGGTTTCGATGTCGCAGAAAAATTCTGTTTTGCAAAACTATCACAAGATGAAAACATATGTGTCCCCGTGAATGGAAACAAATTTTTTAATAAACATTTTGCGGTGGTCGGTTCAAGTGGTTCTGGAAAATCACACACTATAGCAAAAATTTTACAAAATACTATTGATATAGAAAAAGGAACAAGAGCTTTTGATTTAAACAATTCACACATTATAATTTTCGATATTCACAATGAGTATAAAACAGCTTTCCCGGATGCAAATTTTTTGAACGTTGAAAATCTTATTTTGCCGTACTGGCTTTTGAATAGTGAGGAGCTAGAGGAATTATTTTTAGACACTGAAGCAAATGATCATAATCAAAGAAATATATTTAAGGAAGCAATTATAAATGAAAAAATTTCAAATGTAGTTAAAATGGAAAATGAAGATGCTACCGAATTTGAAAAAAGAAAGCAAAAAATTCACTATGACTCACCAGTGCTATTTGATATTGGAAAAGTTTTAGAGATAGCAAATAATAAAAATGATGAAATGATAGATACTGGTGAAGTATATGCAAGTGGTGCAAAAAAAGGACAACCAAAAATGAATCAAGGATCTCTATTCGGTAAATTAACTAATTTTGTGAGTAGACTAGAAAATAAAGTTAACGATAAAAGATTTGATTTTTTACTAGGAGACAATTCCAAAGCTGTGTCATTTGAAGATACAATCAAACAATTTGTCGGCTATAATAAGCGTAAGAAAAAAAATGAGAGCGGAGAGGAAGTAGAAATAGACAAATCAAACGTCACCATAATTGATTTAAGTGGGGTGCCCTTTGAAGTATTAAGTATTACCGTGTCCCTAATTTCCAGAATTTTGTTTGATTATGGTTATTTTTATAAAAAATACTTAAACGACGGAGTTGATTTAGAAACACCCCTTTTACTGGTCTATGAAGAAGCTCATAAATACGTACCAAAAAGTGATTCTGAAAAATTTAAAGCGTCAAGAAATGCAATTGAAAGAATTGCAAAGGAGGGTAGAAAATATGGTGTTACATTGGGCATAGTGAGTCAGAGACCATCAGAGATATCAGAAACAATATTTTCTCAGTGTAATAATTTTATTGCTATGAGATTAACCAATCCAAGTGATCAAAACTACGTAAGAAGGCTATTACCAGATACCTTGGGAAATCTAATTGAAGCCCTTCCATCCTTACAGTCGGGTGAAGGATTGCTTTTAGGTGAAGCAGTAGCGATGCCATCTTTAGTAAAAATTGATAAATGTGAAGCTGATAAACAACCCTCTTCTAATGATGTGAAATATTTAGAAATTTGGAAGGATGAATGGAAAGATGTGAATTTTGAAAATATAATAGCAGAATGGAAAAAATAA
- a CDS encoding helix-turn-helix domain-containing protein, with translation MKTQQKKIEEYPEILTLAEACELLNCHPNTLRNWDNKGILKAIRFGTRGDRRYKKEDVLKIINKD, from the coding sequence ATGAAGACGCAACAGAAGAAAATTGAAGAATATCCTGAAATTCTCACACTTGCAGAGGCGTGTGAGTTGTTAAATTGCCACCCGAACACACTCCGCAATTGGGACAATAAAGGAATCCTGAAAGCGATCCGATTTGGGACGCGCGGTGATCGACGATACAAAAAAGAGGATGTGTTAAAAATTATCAATAAGGATTAG
- a CDS encoding DUF1905 domain-containing protein: MNEFTFKSVELWLYPGQAGNWHFVSLPKKESGEIKKKFGERSKGWGSLPVLVTIGKTSWKTSIFPDKKSGGYLLPIKAVVRKKECLLVGEKISFSIKI, encoded by the coding sequence ATGAATGAATTCACATTTAAATCTGTAGAACTGTGGCTTTATCCTGGACAGGCGGGGAATTGGCATTTTGTCTCTCTTCCGAAGAAAGAGTCAGGGGAAATCAAGAAGAAATTTGGTGAGAGGAGTAAAGGTTGGGGATCTCTTCCTGTTTTGGTTACTATCGGAAAAACAAGCTGGAAAACTTCCATATTTCCTGATAAAAAATCGGGCGGATACCTTTTACCTATCAAAGCCGTTGTACGAAAGAAAGAATGTCTCCTGGTAGGCGAGAAAATTTCTTTTTCGATTAAGATATAA
- a CDS encoding Type 1 glutamine amidotransferase-like domain-containing protein: protein MKLYLSSYKIGDQPEKLLALFSGNKKVGYIPNALDFTNANPVRRENHIESDIQSLTDNGLQVELLDLKNYFEKENDLREKLQGLGGIFISGGNTFILRQAMRLCGLDTVLQGYNKTREDFVYAGYSAAGCVLSSSLKGYSIVDDPTDFPYANQKETLWEGLGMIDYTFLPHFDSDHPESADINKEVKYCIENKIPYKTLRDGEVLIIE from the coding sequence ATGAAACTCTATCTATCATCATATAAAATTGGAGATCAGCCAGAAAAACTTCTGGCATTATTTTCAGGCAATAAAAAAGTAGGCTACATACCAAATGCCTTAGATTTTACTAACGCTAATCCAGTAAGAAGGGAGAATCACATCGAAAGTGATATACAAAGTCTAACTGATAACGGTCTCCAAGTAGAATTACTTGATTTGAAAAATTATTTCGAAAAAGAAAATGATTTAAGAGAAAAATTGCAAGGCTTAGGAGGAATCTTTATTAGCGGTGGAAATACTTTTATACTTCGCCAAGCAATGAGACTTTGCGGACTTGATACTGTATTGCAAGGATACAATAAAACTCGTGAAGATTTTGTCTACGCTGGTTACAGTGCTGCGGGGTGTGTTCTTTCTTCGTCTTTGAAGGGATACTCTATTGTAGATGATCCAACGGATTTTCCATATGCGAATCAAAAAGAAACTCTTTGGGAAGGACTTGGCATGATTGATTATACTTTCTTACCACACTTTGACTCCGACCACCCTGAATCTGCCGACATTAACAAAGAAGTAAAGTATTGTATTGAAAACAAAATTCCTTATAAGACTCTACGGGATGGCGAGGTCTTGATTATTGAGTAG
- a CDS encoding DUF5655 domain-containing protein, with the protein MALFKISGSVVKKIIVKDADLEKNLQSLFEQNLEEILNINFLAHEYSTSFGGRMDTLGIDKNGSPCIIEYKKSQNDNVINQGLSYLRWLLDHKADFEILCKNKNINIDIDWDSPRVICVAESYNKFDIDTADILPINIELLRYRIYENDILYLEPESYQKIKISTSGIIKKSKNNNKEKTELLQKDYSVEDHLKKADQKTNDLFHKLREKIISIDEEIREEPKKFYIAYKTATNFADLIIYKNEIRITLNVKSGKLIDVFDMATDFTKPKKGHWGNGDYEVKLREEKDLESVFLLIKQSYDLNK; encoded by the coding sequence ATGGCACTATTCAAGATCAGCGGCTCTGTCGTCAAGAAGATAATCGTAAAGGATGCAGATTTAGAAAAAAATCTACAATCTCTATTTGAACAAAACTTAGAAGAGATCTTGAATATTAATTTTCTTGCTCATGAATATTCCACGAGTTTTGGTGGAAGAATGGATACTTTGGGTATAGACAAAAATGGCTCACCCTGCATTATCGAGTATAAGAAAAGTCAGAACGATAATGTTATCAATCAAGGTCTTTCATATTTGCGCTGGCTTTTGGATCACAAGGCTGATTTTGAAATTTTATGCAAAAATAAAAATATCAACATTGATATTGATTGGGATTCACCACGAGTAATTTGTGTTGCGGAAAGTTATAACAAATTTGATATAGATACGGCGGATATTTTACCAATCAATATTGAGCTTTTGAGATACAGGATTTATGAAAACGATATTCTTTATCTTGAACCGGAGAGCTACCAAAAAATAAAAATTTCTACTTCTGGAATTATCAAGAAATCAAAAAATAACAATAAAGAAAAAACGGAACTTTTGCAAAAAGATTATTCTGTGGAGGATCATTTAAAAAAGGCTGACCAAAAAACAAATGATCTGTTTCACAAATTACGCGAAAAAATTATTTCCATCGATGAAGAAATAAGAGAGGAACCAAAGAAATTTTATATAGCCTACAAGACAGCAACCAACTTCGCCGACTTGATTATCTATAAGAATGAAATCAGAATTACGCTCAATGTAAAAAGCGGAAAATTAATTGATGTATTCGACATGGCGACAGATTTTACAAAACCCAAGAAAGGCCACTGGGGTAATGGAGACTATGAGGTGAAATTAAGGGAAGAGAAAGATCTTGAGTCAGTTTTTCTTTTAATCAAGCAAAGTTATGATTTGAATAAGTAG